A stretch of the Hydra vulgaris chromosome 09, alternate assembly HydraT2T_AEP genome encodes the following:
- the LOC100210460 gene encoding protein phosphatase 1A isoform X2: MGVFLDKPKKEKDLEAGEGNGLRYALCSMQGWRVEMEDAHSIRVELSPKFKNCSYFAVFDGHAGDFVSKYSSQNLLDTILNLCSPSGSDASESVDNELQMQCKNDSDNSYLHSLEDLDKFKAKIIEGFLALDKNMRELPKFSTGEEKSGTTAIAVFITEDNIIFANCGDSRAVLCSNKSVKLATQDHKPYCEKEKLRIENAGGSVMVQRVNGSLAVSRALGDYDYKNVIGFSQTEQLVSPEPDIITVQRSSDDEFLIIACDGVWDVMSNEEVVDYIRARLKVHQCLEKVCEELLETCLAKGSRDNMSAILVVFPAAPQLSPEAVEKEEKLELAITEKIDEIVKKYGDKTTLTAVIEDLKNFQFENLPPGGGIQAKVCLIEKRLDELLPNRDKDEGRFGALGSVPMTMIRSFASGPNDIIIDQDDEIQP, translated from the exons ATGGGTGTGTTTTTGGATAAAcctaaaaaagagaaagatttAGAAGCTGGCGAGGGTAATGGTCTCCGATATGCGTTATGTTCAATGCAGGGATGGCGTGTTGAAATGGAAGATGCACACTCCATTAGAGTAGAGTTGAGTcctaaattcaaaaattgttcGTATTTTGCAGTTTTTGACGGTCATGCTGGTGACTTTGTAAGCAAATATTCGTCTCAAAATTTATTagatacaatattaaatttatgctCGCCTTCTGGAAGCGATGCTTCCGAATCTGTAGATAATGAACTGCAAATGCAATGTAAAAATGATTCAGATAATTCTTATTTACACTCTTTAGAggatttagataaatttaaggCTAAGATTATTGAAGGCTTTTTAGCGTTAGATAAAAATATGAGAGAACTTCCTAAGTTTAGCACAGGTGAAGAAAAAAGTGGTACCACAGCTATTGCAGTGTTTATTACTGAGGATAATATTATATTTGCAAATTGCGGTGACTCTAGAGCTGTTCTTTGCAGCAATAAGAGCGTTAAATTAGCTACACAAGACCATAAACCATattgtgaaaaagaaaaacttcgTATTGAAAATGCTGGTGGAAGTGTCATGGTTCAAAGAGTCAATGGTTCTCTAGCAGTTTCAAGAGCGCTTGGTGATTATGATTACAAAAATGTCATAGGTTTTTCTCAAACAGAGCAATTGGTTTCTCCAGAACCAGATATAATTACTGTTCAACGCTCTAGTGATGATGAATTTTTGATAATTGCCTGTGATGGGGTTTGGGATGTTATGTCTAATGAAGAAGTAGTTGATTACATTCGTGCAAGGCTAAAAGTTCATCAGTGTTTAGAGAAAGTTTGTGAAGAACTTTTAGAAACATGTTTAgcaaag ggTAGCCGAGACAACATGAGTGCAATTTTAGTTGTATTTCCAGCTGCTCCACAGCTTTCACCTGAAGCAGTTGAAAag GAAGAGAAGTTGGAATTGGCTATTACAGAAAAAATAGAtg AAATCGTAAAAAAGTATGGTGATAAAACAACATTAACTGCTGTTAtagaagatttgaaaaattttcaatttgaaaatttaccACCTGGAGGTGGTATACAGGCtaa ggtgTGTTTGATTGAAAAACGATTAGATGAGTTGTTACCCAATAGAGATAAAGATGAA ggTCGTTTTGGAGCGTTAGGTTCAGTACCTATGACCATGATCAGAAGTTTTGCTTCGGGTCCGAACGATATCATCATTGATCAAGATGACGAAATTcaaccataa